The Equus quagga isolate Etosha38 chromosome 2, UCLA_HA_Equagga_1.0, whole genome shotgun sequence genome has a window encoding:
- the CARMIL3 gene encoding capping protein, Arp2/3 and myosin-I linker protein 3 isoform X8 has translation MGSSHSARKAGGTESGDTAPGTGDGPGKRHAPGVARGSRREGWARARAGSHAALRRGAHAQSGASPGGAGDPELRGGGRSARAAAPDRSGLAAAAALSAWALPAPGLACAAAPGGGGGSSAATAAAAAAMAKPSAELTRELQDSIRRCLSQGAVIQQHRVKLETKPKKFEDRVLALTSWRLHLFPLKVPAKVESSFNVLEIRAFNTLSQNQILVETERGMVSMRLPSAESVDQVTRHVSSALSKVCPGPGCLIRRGNADTPEGPRDTSPNSETSTSTTHSVCGGFSETYAALCDYNGLHCREEVQWDVDTIYHAEDNREFNLLDFSHLESRDLALMVAALAYNQWFTKLYCKDLRLGSEVLEQVLHTLSKSGSLEELVLDNTGLKTDFVQKLAGVFGENGSCVLHALTLSHNPIEDKGFLSLSQQLLCFPTGLTKLCLAKTAISPRGLQALGQTFGANPAFASSLRYLDLSKNPGLLATDEANALYSFLAQPNALVHLDLAGTDCAIDLLLGALLHGCCSHLTYLNLARNSCSHRKGREAPPAFKQFFSSAYTLSHVNLSATRLPLEALRALLQGLSLNSHLSDLHLDVSSCELRSAGAQALQEQLGAVTCVGSLDLSDNGFDSDLLTLVPALGKNKSLKHLFLGKNFNVKAKTLEEILHKLVQLIQEEDCSLQSLSVADSRLKLRTSILINALGSNTCLAKVDLSGNGMEDIGAKMLSKALQINSSLRTILWDRNNTSALGFLDIARALESNHTLRFMSFPVSDISQAYRSAPERTEDVWQKIQWCLVRNNHSQTCPQEQAFRLQQGLVTSSAEQMLQRLCGRVQEEVRALRLCPLEPVQDELLYARDLIKDAKNSRALFPSLYELGHVLANDGPVRQRLESVASEVSKAVDKELQVILESMVSLTQELCPVAMRVAEGHNKMLSNVAERVTVPRNFIRGALLEQAGQDIQNKLDEVKLSVVTYLTNSIVDEILQELYHSHKSLARHLAQLRTLSDPPGGPGQGQDLSSRGRGRNHDHEETTDDELGTNIDTMAIKKQKRCRKIRPVSAFISGSPQDMESQLGSLGTPPGWFSGLGSSQPTASGSWEGLSELPTHGYKLRHQTQGRPRPPRTTPPGPGRPNVPIPGTRQENGMATRLDEGLEDFFSRRVMDESSSYPRTLRTLRPGLSEPPLPPLQKKRRRGLFHFRRPRSFKGDRGPGSPTTGLLLPPPPPPPPTQESPPSPDPPSLGNNSSPCWSPEEESGLLPGFGGGRGPSFRRKMGTEGTEPGEGVQAPGTAQQPRVHGVALPGLGRAKGWSFDGKREGPGPDLEGSVQAWQKRRSSDDAGPGAWKPPPPPQSTKPSFSAMRRAEATWHIAEESAPNHSCQSPSPASQDGEEEKEGALFPERTVPARNAKLQDTPVAPWPPKPVAVPRGRHPSQEPGSREEAEAGGAAPGVNKPRLRLGSQQDQEEPEVQGPLEPGRRTAPLKPKRTRRAQSCDKLEPDRRRPPDPTGTSEPGTD, from the exons atgggTTCTTCTCACAGTGCCCGAAAAGCAGGTGGCACGGAAAGCGGGGACACCGCCCCCGGGACGGGAGATGGCCCGGGCAAGCGGCACGCACCGGGCGTCGCACGCGGGAGCCGGCGGGAGGGGTGGGCGCGAGCGCGCGCGGGGTCTCACGCGGCTCTGAGGCGCGGCGCGCATGCTCAGTCCGGTGCCTCTCCGGGCGGGGCGGGAGACCCGGAGCTCAGAGGCGGGGGGAGGAGCGCTCGCGCAGCCGCCCCTGACAGGAGCGGGCTCGCGGCTGCTGCAGCGCTCAGCGCCTGGGCCCTGCCGGCGCCGGGTCTAGCATGTGCCGCGGctcccggcggcggcggcggctcctctgcagcaacagcagcagcagcggccgCCATGGCCAAGCCCAGCGCGGAGCTCACCCGCGAGCTGCAAG ACAGCATCCGGAGGTGCCTGAGCCAGGGGGCTGTGATCCAACAACACCGGGTGAAGCTGGAGACAAAGCCTAAGAAGTTTGAGGACCGAGTGCTG gcCCTGACCTCCTGGCGCCTCCACCTCTTCCCCCTTAAAGTCCCAGCCAAG GTGGAGAGCTCCTTCAATGTCCTGGAGATCCGCGCCTTCAACACGCTCAGTCAGAACCAG ATCCTAGTGGAGACAGAGCGTGGCATGGTGAGCATGCGGCTGCCTTCGGCTGAGAGTGTGGACCAGGTGACACGCCACGTGAGCTCTGCTCTCTCCAAGGTCTGCCCTGGCCCGGG ATGTCTAATCCGGCGTGGAAACGCAGACACCCCCGAAGGGCCCCGAGACACATCCCCCAACTCTGAGACTTCCACATCTACCACTCACAGTGTCTGTG GTGGCTTCTCTGAGACCTACGCTGCCCTGTGTGACTACAATGGGCTGCACTGCCGTGAGGAGGTGCAATGG GATGTGGACACCATCTATCATGCGGAGGATAACCGGGAGTTCAATCTTTTGGATTTCAGCCACTTGGAGAGCCG AGACTTGGCCCTAATGGTGGCAGCCCTGGCCTACAACCAGTGGTTCACCAAACTCTACTGCAAGGACCTGCGGCTG GGCTCTGAAGTGCTAGAACAGGTGCTACACACCCTGAGCAAGTCTGGGAGCCTCGAAGAGCTGGTGCTGGACAACACCGGGCTGAAGAC GGACTTTGTCCAGAAGCTGGCCGGGGTGTTTGGGGAGAACGGGAGCTGTGTGCTGCATGCCCTCACTCTGTCCCACAACCCCATCGAGGACAAGG GTTTCCTCAGTCTGAGCCAGCAGCTCCTCTGCTTCCCAACTGGCCTCACCAAGCTGTGCCTGGCCAAGACTGCCATTTCCCCTAGAG GGCTCCAGGCGCTGGGCCAGACCTTCGGGGCCAACCCGGCCTTTGCCAGCTCCCTTCGATACCTGGACCTGAGcaagaaccctgggctgcttgCCACAGATGAGGCCAAT gCCCTCTACAGTTTCCTGGCCCAGCCCAATGCTCTGGTGCACCTGGACCTGGCAGGGACTGACTGTGCCATTGACTTG CTTCTGGGCGCCCTGCTCCATGGCTGCTGCTCCCACCTCACCTACCTCAACCTGGCCCGCAACAGCTGTTCCCACAG GAAGGGCCGGGAGGCCCCGCCGGCCTTCAAGCAGTTCTTCAGCAGTGCCTACACACTGAGCCACGTCAATCTGTCCGCCACGAGGCTGCCCCTGGAGGCCCTCAG GGCACTGCTCCAGGGCCTCTCCCTCAACAGTCACCTCAGTGACCTGCACCTGGATGTCAGCAGCTGTGAG CTCCGCTCAGCGGGAGCCCAGGCTTTGCAGGAGCAGCTGGGGGCTGTCACCTGTGTGGGCAGCCTGGATCTGTCAGACAATG GGTTCGACTCAGACCTCCTGACACTGGTGCCCGCGCTTGGCAAGAACAAGTCCCTCAAGCACCTATTCCTGGGCAAGAACTTCAATGTCAAAGCCAA GACCCTGGAGGAGATCCTCCACAAGCTGGTGCAGCTGATCCAGGAAGAGGACTGT TCCCTGCAGTCACTGTCGGTGGCAGACTCCCGGCTGAAGCTTCGCACCAGCATCCTCATCAATGCCCTGGGCAGCAACACCTGCCTGGCTAAGGTGGACCTGAGTGGCAACGGCATGGAGGACATCGGGGCCAAGATGCTGTCTAAGGCCCTGCAGATAAACTCCTCCCTCAG AACTATCCTATGGGATCGGAACAATACATCTGCCCTGGGCTTTCTGGACATTGCGAGGGCCCTGGAGAG CAACCACACACTGCGCTTCATGTCCTTCCCCGTGAGCGACATCTCCCAAGCCTACCGCAGCGCCCCAGAACGCACCGAGGACGTCTGGCAGAAG ATCCAGTGGTGCTTGGTGAGGAACAACCACTCCCAGACGTGCCCCCAGGAGCAGGCCTTCAGGCTGCAGCAGGGCCTGGTGACCAGCAGCGCCGAGCAA ATGCTGCAGCGGCTGTGTGGACGAGTGCAGGAGGAGGTGCGGGCCCTGAGGCTGTGCCCGCTGGAGCCTGTGCAGGATGAGTTGCTCTATGCTCGGGACCTCATCAAGGACGCCAAGAACTCCCGGGCG CTGTTTCCCAGCCTCTACGAGCTGGGCCATGTGTTGGCCAACGATGGGCCTGTGCGGCAGAGGCTGGAGTCAGTGGCCAGTGAGGTGTCCAAGGCTGTGGACAAGGAGCTGCAG GTGATCCTGGAGTCGATGGTCAGCTTAACACAGGAGTTATGCCCCGTGGCCATGCGGGTGGCCGAGGGCCACAACAAGATGCTGAGCAATGTGGCCGAGCGTGTCACCGTGCCCCGGAACTTCATCCGAGGGGCGTTGCTGGAGCAGGCGGGGCAGGACATTCAGAACAAGCTGGA TGAAGTGAAGCTCTCAGTCGTCACCTACTTGACCAACTCCATAGTGGACGAGATCCTGCAGGAGCTGTACCACTCCCACAAGAGCCTG GCCAGGCACCTGGCCCAGCTAAGGACACTGTCAGATCCACCAGGGGGGCCAGGCCAAGGGCAGGATCTGTCCTCCCGGGGCCGAGGCCGGAACCATGACCACGAGGAGACCACAGATGATGAACTTGGCACCAACATC GACACCATGGCCATCAAAAAGCAGAAACGCTGCCGCAAGATCCGGCCGGTGTCTGCCTTCATCA GTGGGAGCCCTCAGGACATGGAAAGCCAGCTGGGGAGCCTGGGTACCCCCCCTGGCTGGTTCTCAGGACTCGGGAGCAGCCAGCCCACAGCTAGTGGCTCCTGGGAAGGTCTATCCGAACTGCCCACTCACGGCTATAAACTAAGGCATCAAACACAGGGCAGGCCCCGGCCCCCCAGGACCACCCCTCCAGGACCTGGTCGGCCCAAT GTGCCAATACCTGGGACACGTCAGGAGAACGGGATGGCCACCCGCCTGGATGAGGGGCTGGAGGACTTCTTCAGCCGAAGGGTCATGGATGAAAGTTCCAG CTATCCCCGGACTCTGCGGACCCTGCGGCCCGGCCTCTCGGAGCCGCCGCTGCCGCCACTCCAGAAGAAGAGGCGCCGAGGCCTGTTTCACTTTCGCCGGCCCCGGAGCTTCAAGGGGGACCGGGGGCCAGGGTCCCCCACCACcgggctcctcctccctccaccccctcccccaccccccactcagGAGAGCCCCCCAAGCCCAGACCCTCCCAGCCTCGGCAATAACTCCTCCCCctgctggagcccagaggaggagagTGGCCTCCTCCCTGGATTTGGAGGGGGCCGGGGGCCTTCCTTCCGCAGGAAGATG GGCACTGAGGGGACAGAGCCAGGGGAAGGGGTCCAGGCCCCTGGGACGGCACAGCAGCCAAGAGTCCACGGTGTTGCCCTTCCTGGGTTGGGAAGAGCCAAGGGTTGGAGCTTCGATGGGAAACGAGAG GGCCCAGGCCCAGACCTGGAGGGCAGCGTCCAGGCTTGGCAGAAACGGCGCTCTTCGGATGACGCAG GGCCTGGAGCCTGGAAGCCCCCACCACCCCCTCAAAGCACCAAGCCGAGCTTCAGCGCCATGCGCAGAGCAGAGGCCACATGGCACATAG
- the CARMIL3 gene encoding capping protein, Arp2/3 and myosin-I linker protein 3 isoform X6 — MGSSHSARKAGGTESGDTAPGTGDGPGKRHAPGVARGSRREGWARARAGSHAALRRGAHAQSGASPGGAGDPELRGGGRSARAAAPDRSGLAAAAALSAWALPAPGLACAAAPGGGGGSSAATAAAAAAMAKPSAELTRELQDSIRRCLSQGAVIQQHRVKLETKPKKFEDRVLALTSWRLHLFPLKVPAKVESSFNVLEIRAFNTLSQNQILVETERGMVSMRLPSAESVDQVTRHVSSALSKVCPGPGCLIRRGNADTPEGPRDTSPNSETSTSTTHSVCGGFSETYAALCDYNGLHCREEVQWVRWAGTQQDVDTIYHAEDNREFNLLDFSHLESRDLALMVAALAYNQWFTKLYCKDLRLGSEVLEQVLHTLSKSGSLEELVLDNTGLKTDFVQKLAGVFGENGSCVLHALTLSHNPIEDKGFLSLSQQLLCFPTGLTKLCLAKTAISPRGLQALGQTFGANPAFASSLRYLDLSKNPGLLATDEANALYSFLAQPNALVHLDLAGTDCAIDLLLGALLHGCCSHLTYLNLARNSCSHRKGREAPPAFKQFFSSAYTLSHVNLSATRLPLEALRALLQGLSLNSHLSDLHLDVSSCELRSAGAQALQEQLGAVTCVGSLDLSDNGFDSDLLTLVPALGKNKSLKHLFLGKNFNVKAKTLEEILHKLVQLIQEEDCSLQSLSVADSRLKLRTSILINALGSNTCLAKVDLSGNGMEDIGAKMLSKALQINSSLRTILWDRNNTSALGFLDIARALESNHTLRFMSFPVSDISQAYRSAPERTEDVWQKIQWCLVRNNHSQTCPQEQAFRLQQGLVTSSAEQMLQRLCGRVQEEVRALRLCPLEPVQDELLYARDLIKDAKNSRALFPSLYELGHVLANDGPVRQRLESVASEVSKAVDKELQVILESMVSLTQELCPVAMRVAEGHNKMLSNVAERVTVPRNFIRGALLEQAGQDIQNKLDEVKLSVVTYLTNSIVDEILQELYHSHKSLARHLAQLRTLSDPPGGPGQGQDLSSRGRGRNHDHEETTDDELGTNIDTMAIKKQKRCRKIRPVSAFISGSPQDMESQLGSLGTPPGWFSGLGSSQPTASGSWEGLSELPTHGYKLRHQTQGRPRPPRTTPPGPGRPNQVPIPGTRQENGMATRLDEGLEDFFSRRVMDESSSYPRTLRTLRPGLSEPPLPPLQKKRRRGLFHFRRPRSFKGDRGPGSPTTGLLLPPPPPPPPTQESPPSPDPPSLGNNSSPCWSPEEESGLLPGFGGGRGPSFRRKMGTEGTEPGEGVQAPGTAQQPRVHGVALPGLGRAKGWSFDGKREGPGPDLEGSVQAWQKRRSSDDAGPGAWKPPPPPQSTKPSFSAMRRAEATWHIAEESAPNHSCQSPSPASQDGEEEKEGALFPERTVPARNAKLQDTPVAPWPPKPVAVPRGRHPSQEPGSREEAEAGGAAPGVNKPRLRLGSQQDQEEPEVQGPLEPGRRTAPLKPKRTRRAQSCDKLEPDRRRPPDPTGASGVGERNQ; from the exons atgggTTCTTCTCACAGTGCCCGAAAAGCAGGTGGCACGGAAAGCGGGGACACCGCCCCCGGGACGGGAGATGGCCCGGGCAAGCGGCACGCACCGGGCGTCGCACGCGGGAGCCGGCGGGAGGGGTGGGCGCGAGCGCGCGCGGGGTCTCACGCGGCTCTGAGGCGCGGCGCGCATGCTCAGTCCGGTGCCTCTCCGGGCGGGGCGGGAGACCCGGAGCTCAGAGGCGGGGGGAGGAGCGCTCGCGCAGCCGCCCCTGACAGGAGCGGGCTCGCGGCTGCTGCAGCGCTCAGCGCCTGGGCCCTGCCGGCGCCGGGTCTAGCATGTGCCGCGGctcccggcggcggcggcggctcctctgcagcaacagcagcagcagcggccgCCATGGCCAAGCCCAGCGCGGAGCTCACCCGCGAGCTGCAAG ACAGCATCCGGAGGTGCCTGAGCCAGGGGGCTGTGATCCAACAACACCGGGTGAAGCTGGAGACAAAGCCTAAGAAGTTTGAGGACCGAGTGCTG gcCCTGACCTCCTGGCGCCTCCACCTCTTCCCCCTTAAAGTCCCAGCCAAG GTGGAGAGCTCCTTCAATGTCCTGGAGATCCGCGCCTTCAACACGCTCAGTCAGAACCAG ATCCTAGTGGAGACAGAGCGTGGCATGGTGAGCATGCGGCTGCCTTCGGCTGAGAGTGTGGACCAGGTGACACGCCACGTGAGCTCTGCTCTCTCCAAGGTCTGCCCTGGCCCGGG ATGTCTAATCCGGCGTGGAAACGCAGACACCCCCGAAGGGCCCCGAGACACATCCCCCAACTCTGAGACTTCCACATCTACCACTCACAGTGTCTGTG GTGGCTTCTCTGAGACCTACGCTGCCCTGTGTGACTACAATGGGCTGCACTGCCGTGAGGAGGTGCAATGGGTGCGTTGGGCAGGGACTCAGCAG GATGTGGACACCATCTATCATGCGGAGGATAACCGGGAGTTCAATCTTTTGGATTTCAGCCACTTGGAGAGCCG AGACTTGGCCCTAATGGTGGCAGCCCTGGCCTACAACCAGTGGTTCACCAAACTCTACTGCAAGGACCTGCGGCTG GGCTCTGAAGTGCTAGAACAGGTGCTACACACCCTGAGCAAGTCTGGGAGCCTCGAAGAGCTGGTGCTGGACAACACCGGGCTGAAGAC GGACTTTGTCCAGAAGCTGGCCGGGGTGTTTGGGGAGAACGGGAGCTGTGTGCTGCATGCCCTCACTCTGTCCCACAACCCCATCGAGGACAAGG GTTTCCTCAGTCTGAGCCAGCAGCTCCTCTGCTTCCCAACTGGCCTCACCAAGCTGTGCCTGGCCAAGACTGCCATTTCCCCTAGAG GGCTCCAGGCGCTGGGCCAGACCTTCGGGGCCAACCCGGCCTTTGCCAGCTCCCTTCGATACCTGGACCTGAGcaagaaccctgggctgcttgCCACAGATGAGGCCAAT gCCCTCTACAGTTTCCTGGCCCAGCCCAATGCTCTGGTGCACCTGGACCTGGCAGGGACTGACTGTGCCATTGACTTG CTTCTGGGCGCCCTGCTCCATGGCTGCTGCTCCCACCTCACCTACCTCAACCTGGCCCGCAACAGCTGTTCCCACAG GAAGGGCCGGGAGGCCCCGCCGGCCTTCAAGCAGTTCTTCAGCAGTGCCTACACACTGAGCCACGTCAATCTGTCCGCCACGAGGCTGCCCCTGGAGGCCCTCAG GGCACTGCTCCAGGGCCTCTCCCTCAACAGTCACCTCAGTGACCTGCACCTGGATGTCAGCAGCTGTGAG CTCCGCTCAGCGGGAGCCCAGGCTTTGCAGGAGCAGCTGGGGGCTGTCACCTGTGTGGGCAGCCTGGATCTGTCAGACAATG GGTTCGACTCAGACCTCCTGACACTGGTGCCCGCGCTTGGCAAGAACAAGTCCCTCAAGCACCTATTCCTGGGCAAGAACTTCAATGTCAAAGCCAA GACCCTGGAGGAGATCCTCCACAAGCTGGTGCAGCTGATCCAGGAAGAGGACTGT TCCCTGCAGTCACTGTCGGTGGCAGACTCCCGGCTGAAGCTTCGCACCAGCATCCTCATCAATGCCCTGGGCAGCAACACCTGCCTGGCTAAGGTGGACCTGAGTGGCAACGGCATGGAGGACATCGGGGCCAAGATGCTGTCTAAGGCCCTGCAGATAAACTCCTCCCTCAG AACTATCCTATGGGATCGGAACAATACATCTGCCCTGGGCTTTCTGGACATTGCGAGGGCCCTGGAGAG CAACCACACACTGCGCTTCATGTCCTTCCCCGTGAGCGACATCTCCCAAGCCTACCGCAGCGCCCCAGAACGCACCGAGGACGTCTGGCAGAAG ATCCAGTGGTGCTTGGTGAGGAACAACCACTCCCAGACGTGCCCCCAGGAGCAGGCCTTCAGGCTGCAGCAGGGCCTGGTGACCAGCAGCGCCGAGCAA ATGCTGCAGCGGCTGTGTGGACGAGTGCAGGAGGAGGTGCGGGCCCTGAGGCTGTGCCCGCTGGAGCCTGTGCAGGATGAGTTGCTCTATGCTCGGGACCTCATCAAGGACGCCAAGAACTCCCGGGCG CTGTTTCCCAGCCTCTACGAGCTGGGCCATGTGTTGGCCAACGATGGGCCTGTGCGGCAGAGGCTGGAGTCAGTGGCCAGTGAGGTGTCCAAGGCTGTGGACAAGGAGCTGCAG GTGATCCTGGAGTCGATGGTCAGCTTAACACAGGAGTTATGCCCCGTGGCCATGCGGGTGGCCGAGGGCCACAACAAGATGCTGAGCAATGTGGCCGAGCGTGTCACCGTGCCCCGGAACTTCATCCGAGGGGCGTTGCTGGAGCAGGCGGGGCAGGACATTCAGAACAAGCTGGA TGAAGTGAAGCTCTCAGTCGTCACCTACTTGACCAACTCCATAGTGGACGAGATCCTGCAGGAGCTGTACCACTCCCACAAGAGCCTG GCCAGGCACCTGGCCCAGCTAAGGACACTGTCAGATCCACCAGGGGGGCCAGGCCAAGGGCAGGATCTGTCCTCCCGGGGCCGAGGCCGGAACCATGACCACGAGGAGACCACAGATGATGAACTTGGCACCAACATC GACACCATGGCCATCAAAAAGCAGAAACGCTGCCGCAAGATCCGGCCGGTGTCTGCCTTCATCA GTGGGAGCCCTCAGGACATGGAAAGCCAGCTGGGGAGCCTGGGTACCCCCCCTGGCTGGTTCTCAGGACTCGGGAGCAGCCAGCCCACAGCTAGTGGCTCCTGGGAAGGTCTATCCGAACTGCCCACTCACGGCTATAAACTAAGGCATCAAACACAGGGCAGGCCCCGGCCCCCCAGGACCACCCCTCCAGGACCTGGTCGGCCCAAT CAGGTGCCAATACCTGGGACACGTCAGGAGAACGGGATGGCCACCCGCCTGGATGAGGGGCTGGAGGACTTCTTCAGCCGAAGGGTCATGGATGAAAGTTCCAG CTATCCCCGGACTCTGCGGACCCTGCGGCCCGGCCTCTCGGAGCCGCCGCTGCCGCCACTCCAGAAGAAGAGGCGCCGAGGCCTGTTTCACTTTCGCCGGCCCCGGAGCTTCAAGGGGGACCGGGGGCCAGGGTCCCCCACCACcgggctcctcctccctccaccccctcccccaccccccactcagGAGAGCCCCCCAAGCCCAGACCCTCCCAGCCTCGGCAATAACTCCTCCCCctgctggagcccagaggaggagagTGGCCTCCTCCCTGGATTTGGAGGGGGCCGGGGGCCTTCCTTCCGCAGGAAGATG GGCACTGAGGGGACAGAGCCAGGGGAAGGGGTCCAGGCCCCTGGGACGGCACAGCAGCCAAGAGTCCACGGTGTTGCCCTTCCTGGGTTGGGAAGAGCCAAGGGTTGGAGCTTCGATGGGAAACGAGAG GGCCCAGGCCCAGACCTGGAGGGCAGCGTCCAGGCTTGGCAGAAACGGCGCTCTTCGGATGACGCAG GGCCTGGAGCCTGGAAGCCCCCACCACCCCCTCAAAGCACCAAGCCGAGCTTCAGCGCCATGCGCAGAGCAGAGGCCACATGGCACATAG